The proteins below come from a single Beutenbergia cavernae DSM 12333 genomic window:
- a CDS encoding LacI family DNA-binding transcriptional regulator, giving the protein MPVTIADVARRAAVSPGTVSNVLNRPHIVREATRTRVEAAMAELDFVPNRQARALAGGLNRSIGLVIHDAANPFFAQVADGADDVAVAHGYGLVLTSSRASLARQEASLRMFAEQRVSGVLLAPTVDGPTTADRLRQAGIAVVIVDFPGGASECSVTVDDVTGGAVAARHLLDLGRRRIAFVGGPHRVRQHADRLTGVRRAARDARRTSGAGVSVRVLEVEEHTVEHGRRAGARLAATPGDVDAVVCGNDLLAVGVISELTGAGVRVPEDVAVVGYDDVDLAALVAVPVTSVRQPMAEIGRAAMRLLLSELSGDEHVHEHLRFEPELVVRASTTAG; this is encoded by the coding sequence AACCGCCCGCACATCGTGCGCGAGGCCACCCGCACGCGCGTCGAGGCCGCCATGGCCGAGCTCGACTTCGTGCCCAACCGGCAGGCGCGGGCGCTCGCCGGCGGGCTCAACCGCAGCATCGGGCTCGTCATCCACGACGCGGCCAACCCCTTCTTCGCCCAGGTGGCCGACGGCGCCGACGACGTCGCCGTCGCGCACGGGTACGGGCTCGTCCTCACCAGCAGCCGGGCGTCCCTCGCCCGGCAGGAGGCGTCGCTGCGCATGTTCGCGGAGCAGCGCGTGTCCGGCGTGCTGCTCGCCCCCACCGTCGACGGGCCGACGACGGCGGACCGGTTGCGGCAGGCGGGCATCGCCGTCGTGATCGTGGACTTCCCGGGAGGAGCGAGCGAGTGCTCCGTCACCGTCGACGACGTGACCGGCGGAGCCGTCGCCGCGCGCCACCTCCTCGACCTCGGCCGGAGGCGGATCGCGTTCGTCGGCGGCCCGCACCGGGTCCGCCAGCACGCCGACCGGCTCACCGGGGTGCGCCGGGCCGCCCGGGACGCGCGCCGCACCTCGGGCGCGGGCGTCAGCGTGCGGGTCCTCGAGGTCGAGGAGCACACGGTGGAGCACGGGCGCCGCGCAGGCGCGCGGCTGGCGGCCACACCCGGCGACGTGGACGCCGTCGTCTGCGGGAACGACCTCCTGGCCGTGGGGGTGATCAGCGAGCTCACCGGGGCGGGCGTCCGGGTGCCCGAGGACGTCGCCGTCGTGGGCTACGACGACGTCGACCTCGCCGCGCTGGTGGCCGTCCCGGTCACGTCGGTGCGCCAGCCGATGGCCGAGATCGGGCGTGCGGCGATGCGTCTGCTCCTCTCCGAGCTCTCCGGCGACGAGCACGTCCACGAGCACCTGCGGTTCGAGCCCGAGCTGGTCGTGCGCGCCTCGACCACCGCCGGCTAG
- a CDS encoding DUF4129 domain-containing protein, with translation MTDDDAEPRTAWRPTALVALLLGVLAIGAALRGPWALNPPRLDPSDEAPTDPAPTESLVPQPGVELPPDLPTLSGSPDVPTWVGIVLAVVVGAALVAVVVVLLRRYARSWLRGRRVVAPPTIGRVGADTEAEELPDLGEATQAARRALEEQAEPRDAIVAAWVELERAATAAGLQRAAWQTPTEFIHSVLVRTEADPPAVTRLRELYEAARFGTAEPGTDAVADAALALAAIEASWQVRR, from the coding sequence ATGACGGACGACGACGCCGAGCCCCGCACCGCGTGGCGACCGACCGCCCTGGTCGCGCTGCTGCTGGGCGTGCTCGCGATCGGCGCCGCCCTGCGGGGTCCCTGGGCGCTGAACCCGCCGCGCCTCGACCCGAGCGACGAGGCGCCCACGGATCCGGCCCCCACCGAGTCGCTCGTCCCGCAGCCGGGCGTCGAGCTCCCGCCGGACCTGCCGACGCTGTCCGGCTCACCGGACGTGCCGACGTGGGTCGGCATCGTGCTCGCTGTCGTGGTCGGAGCGGCGCTCGTCGCCGTCGTCGTCGTCCTCCTGCGCCGCTACGCGAGGTCCTGGCTGCGGGGTCGGCGGGTCGTCGCCCCGCCGACCATCGGTCGCGTCGGCGCGGACACCGAGGCGGAGGAGCTCCCCGACCTCGGTGAGGCCACGCAGGCCGCGCGGCGTGCCCTGGAGGAGCAGGCGGAGCCCCGCGACGCGATCGTCGCGGCCTGGGTCGAGCTGGAGCGCGCCGCCACAGCGGCCGGCCTGCAGCGCGCGGCATGGCAGACGCCCACCGAGTTCATCCACAGCGTCCTCGTTCGCACGGAGGCCGACCCGCCCGCCGTGACGCGCCTGCGCGAGCTGTACGAGGCCGCCCGGTTCGGCACCGCGGAACCCGGCACGGACGCCGTCGCCGACGCCGCGCTCGCGCTCGCCGCGATCGAGGCGAGCTGGCAGGTGCGCCGATGA